Below is a window of Micromonas commoda chromosome 14, complete sequence DNA.
CAgatgcccccgcccggcATCTACAAAATCATACCGGGTCAGCAGCTGCCACCGGGAATCCTGCCTCCCGGGGAGCTTCCGCCTGGCTTTCCGCCCGGTTTCTTGCCGGCGCCTgaggaggacgggggcgaAGACGCGTTCCCGTGAGTTCGAAGACGCGTTTAACCGTCACACTCGCTGCAGCTGTATTCTACGCGAACCTTGTTGTAACTTTTTAGCACCCTGAATTGCGCATTCTATCACAGACGAGAGTTTAAGTTGATGTAGAGCAACACTGATATAAGACAAAAAAAGTTTTCCAGCCTGCTACCGTCACGGAAAGGTTTGCTCCATAGGCACGTACTTGTGCGACTGCACGTTGGCGAGGGTCTCGAGCTTCTTCTGcaggaacgcggcgaggacgaggaagatCGAGCACATCGCGAACATGGCGGACAGCGGGAACAACGCCACGTTGTAGAGGATGACGCAGACAAAGAGGTTGAGAGGGATGCGGAAGAAGTTCATCACCGTGCTTCGAACCTCCTCCGGCACGTACTGCGACCTCATCTTCATCATCGACGGCCAGAAGATACCCACCATCGCCTCGAACACGAGAAACGCGAGCATCTGAATCTTACCCCCGAACGTCatggacccgccgcgctcaccctcGGTCATGAAACCCATGTTCCCCACGAGCACGGGCACCGCGAgtgacgcggcggatgcgaggaACACGAGCTGCATGTACCGCTCAACCTTCATGTCCGATCTGGACATGAtcctggacgcgacggaggaacCGACCATGCACGCCACCATCATCGTGGCGAAGATCATGCCGTGGGGGATATCCTCGCCGTTGGGTCCCAGCGCCGGGGTCCAGAGGAAGACGAACGAGTACATGGACGCCTCGAAGAGGCTCTGCATGGCGCCCAAGTAGAACACCTTCTTGTCGTTCTTGATGGCCTCGTACGCCTGCTTCATACCCTGCTGCACGGATGTGTTCTCGCTGTTATCACCCTTGTTCTCGGTCCAGGAGAACatgatgacgacgccgccgatggcgaggaaaatcgccgccgcgtcgaagggAGCCACGGGGCCGAGGCTCATATCCGTCACGAGGTAGTTGGCGAGCAAGCCGCTGACGATGGACACCAAGCCGTTGCCCAGGAAGATGGCCTTGGCGAAGGTCTTATCGAGCCACTCCGCCTCGTAGCCGCGCTTGAagtgctcggcgacgagccagGACTCGAATGCGGTGAAGAggagcgacgtcgcgatgccTCCGAAGAAGCGGCCAAGCATGAGGACGCCGTAGTCAGACCAGTGCTTCGTTATGCACGAGGCTATGTAGGTCACGACATAggtcagcgccgcgttctTGCGACCGTACTTGTCCGCCATGGAACCAACGACGGTGCCGAAGATCATGGAGCTGCCGAAACCCGCGATGAACAGCTTGCCGATGTCTCCGGTGGTGTATCCGTAGTGCTGGTACAGGGCGTAGACGTACGGGCCCTGCAGCCAGTCGCCGGCCATCATGAGCGAGTACACGAAGAGGTAGGAGTTGCGGAACGCCATGAAGTTCTGGGGCATCGTCACCTTCTCCCTGGTGCCCATCTTTTGCATCTCGAGCATGGCGCACACGATGGCGATGAGCCCGAACTGGATCCAATAGTAACCCTGCGGGGAAGAAGGTGAGGGGAAAGGTGCGGAGGTCGATGTCAGGATCGGTTTTATCGGGGAGGGCAGACGACGCTGGCGGGTCGCCGTGATGTGCTCAAACGACACGGCTCGGTATGGCACTCACCTCCATTGTGGATATATGCTCGAAATTACTCGAGTCAGGCGTAGTCGCGTGACGCCGAGTGGAGTGGAGCGGGGAGTCGCAAACGCGGTTTGAACTCTCAGGACCTCTCAGATCTGCTGGGGAAACTCAACGAGTGGCCCGCGAAAGTTTTCGGCACCCCTCACCATTCTTAATtggcggcgggacgcgcaCCGAGGGGGTTCAGAGCCGGTCGGGAGTCAGCCTTCGGGGTGAGCGAGGGATCAGCGCGATGGCAGACAATGGTAAGACTGCCTTCGGCTTCGCGAAAAAAGCGGCGAAGAGGAAGGATGTCGGCGTGAACGAGCGAACCGACGATGGGGCGAAGAAGGAGTTTCTCACCGGCGTCACGGGCTCAGGCCTGGAGCTCAAGGACAAGGTGGAGAAGGTGGTCAAGTCGATCCCGGTTCAGGAAAACACCTTCGAGGTTGGATCCGGTCGGCGAAGGAAGGCGCCGAGTTTCATACCCGACGAgtccgcgatcgacgccgacaaCAAGGAGCGTTTCGAGAACGCGGATCTGCTCGCAAAGGGGGAGACGGCTCAGCACGACGTGGTGTACGGCCTGACGAAGATGGGTCCCAAGGATGGGGATACTcccaaggccaaggccgagGAGAAACCCGCGCAGGAAAGTTTCATCGGTAAGAgcctcgcggagaaggagcttCAGGCGTTtaaggaggacgtcgaggacctcCCGGAACAAGCCACGCTGGACGATTACGAGCAGATGCCCATAGAGGACTTTGGCGCCGCGATGCTTCGGGGGATGGGCTGGGAGGAAGGTAAACCCGTGGGACGGAACAACAACGGcatggtcgccgccgtcgagttCGTTCCCCGGTCGGGGAGGCTCGGGCTtggcgcggacccggcgcccAGCAAGCAGGAGAACACCAAGAAGTACATCAAGCCGGGCGAGAGCCGAGAGGCGCCCGCCACGATGGTGCTGGCGAAGGGTCCCGAGGGGCAGTCGAGGAACGTCAAGACCCTCGACGAAAAGCTTGTCAAGCTGGAGGAGCCGGGCGCGAGAGAAGGGAAGAGGATgtgcgtcgtcgagggcagACACCGCGGGCTGACGGGTCGCGTGCTCAAGGTTGTGAAGCAGGAGGGTCGGTCCGACAGGGcccagctcgagctcgatACCAGCGGTGAGGTGGTGACGATCAGGacgggcgagctcgcggattTGGGCACGCGGGATGCGGATAGGGCGATGCGCAAGAAGGACGACAGGGCGGGTGGCAAGGGGGACGCCAGGGCGACGGGCAAgagggacgacggggagggggGTAAGAAGCGGGAGCGgagcgaccgcgacgacgtcggcggcgcgcagaaGAGGGAGAAGAGGGAGGAGCCCGCGTGGCTGTTCGCCAGCACGCGCGTCCGGATCGTGAGCAAGTCCTTCCAGGGGGGCAAGTACTACCTCAAGAAGGCCAGCGTGGTGGACGTGCTcacgccgcgaacgtgcgTGCTGCAGCTGGAGGGTGGCGAGGTGCTGACGGACGTGCCGCAGAGGGCGCTGGAGACGGCGCTGCCCAagaggggcggcgcggtcgtcgtgcTCGTGGGTGAGCACAGGGGGCAGCGGGGCACGATGCTGGACAAGAAAGgggaggtcgcggcggtgcaacTGTCGGAGGAACTCTCGGTACACAAGATATCCCTGGACCACATAGCCGAGTACACGGGGGCGCTGGAGGACTGATCCGCTCATACGAAGTGCGAGGTGGTCTATTTTTTAAAGCAAGGATTTTTTGTCCAACCGGCAACGGCAAACAGTCATACGCCTCGCGAAAATAATAGGAGCCTTTCGTGAGAACGGTGTAAATTTTGCGCGCCAAATCGAGCTGAGTTGTCCCTCTCTCGGCTGCTCGGGCGCCACACCGAAGCCAATCGTTTAGTCCAGTCGTTTGGATATTATCTTCGCGGTTCGACGGGGCGGTcaatcgtcgacgcgcgtctcggcCCTCGGGGCGTGCGAAAGACGCGGGTTGATTCCGAGGATTCTCAAGTGCTCTCATTATCACCGCGCGTGGAGCCTGTATCGTGCGCCGAACCCGAGAGGCGGCGTGACCGAAGACCGTTTGCACGCGTCACGGGTAACCgaagaccgcggcggccgtaTATTTCAAGATGAGGTGCCTCCAGAGTcaggcggcgtcgcgcgttacaccggcggcgtcgcgcgctttGTCATGGGGAGGTATTATGCGTCGCCATGGAAAGACGATATCACAGTTCCATGCGATGAAGCCGCGGAAGCAGAGGTGCGCGCGACCGAACCCGCAGTCATGCGAACCGTAGCATGTGCCCCCCAGGAATCTGGCGCgccccgaacgacgcgatgaccgccgcTGACCTCTGAACCCCGTGTCTCCCTCCCGCAGGCGATGCTTGTCTATAAAGGCACTTGATAGTCATAAGCCAGAGGCTGGCTGGAAGCTTTCGGATAGGTGAGTGGCGCACCCCGCCTGTCGACCCACAGCCCAGCCCCGAAGATATTATCCCAACGACACCGGCTCGAGATATTTTGCTcaccgcccaccgccgcacTCGCAGGGACTATCCCGAGGGAGAGGTAATCCTCGGAATGGAGATTAGGATGCACAGCGCAAAGGCTGCTCTGGTGGACACCGCGAACGCTGAGTTTCACAGGCCGGGCGTGACCACCTATCTCGATGAGCTGTCGGTGCAGAGCGTGCAGGAGGCGGTGAAGAAAATAACCAATCATTACCACTGGAAGGGACCTGTGGGAGTCAGCGTCACGCGCGCCGTCACACGCGTTCTGGGTAATCAGGCTGCTGGaaagcagctcgaggcgatgatGCCAGACTCCAAGGGGAAGGTGGCGACGATGATTCacaccgaggcggcggcctATGCGGAGATGTACTTCGGCCCCGGGCGCGAGTGCTCGGGgctcgttctcgtcgtcaCGGTTGGCACGGGCATGGGCACCGTGACCTACAACCTCGGACAGAAGGTGAGAAACTCGGATTTGAAGCACTTGACGTGGACCTACGAGAGAGAGCTTGGCAAGATGAGGGAGAAATGGGGTTGGAAAGGAGTGGCGCCCGAGCTTCCTGAGGATTGCGACCCCATCATCAAGCAGATCATCAAGTCTCCGCCATCCAAGTACTCCAAGGATGGGTCAGTCGGGCTGATGGACTGCCCCGAGTATGAGAACATCGACGGAATGAAGCCCGTGATTGCCTGGGCATACCTCGTGGACAGGTATCTGCAGAAGGTGGCCGAGGCGGTCAAGCCCGACAAGCTGGTCCTGCTCACCACGGGCGCAGCGGCGGCACTTCCAgaggagctcctcgtgcCACTGTTCACGCCGGCCATCACGGGTGCCGGGCTAAAACCCGATGTGCTCGTAATGGGCGAGTTTCCCGAACGAGCTCTCGTCAAGGGAGCCGCGGTGGGTGCGCACATCGAGCTGGGtaggcgcgccgcgggagagATTTTCCGTGCGGCACTGACGCAGACCATAACGGGAAGTCCCCACCCGCGGGAGATCTTCAAGCAGGACCTGCTCTGGGCGTTTAAGAGGCTGGACCGAAACAAAGACGGCGTTCTCGGCCGCAGCGACCTCCTCGATGGCGCGCAGTTCATCGGGACGTCGCTGTctgacgccgaggcgacgggccTGTTGCGCGACTTCACGGGCGGCATGATGGAGTCCGCCACCCCTGATCAGTTTTTGTCGTGGTACCAGCGCACTCTTGAGATTGCCCTGGCAAAGGTCGTCGAGGTGCACAACGTTGATGAATTCGAGCACTACGTCGAATCAGCGCTGGAGAAGCCCGCATCGAGCGGTATGGTTCAAGAGGACGGCGCGTTGGTGGTGTTAGAGTGCGGATACACCCACTGCAGACCGTGCATGAAGTTTGAAAAGACgtacgagctcgtcgcgaaaAAGTACGTGGATTGTTTATTCCTTCGGGTTCTTGGTGACGagtccccgggcgcggcgcacctTTGCAGAGACGTGCTCGAGGTGCAGGGGACGCCCGAGTTTAGGTTCTTCCGCGGAAAGAAGTTACTTCATGTCATGCGCGGCGCTGATAAGAGCAAGCTGGAGAACAGCCTGCAGTCACTCTTGAAAGAGGGCGAGGTTGGATACGCCCTGCAACCCGTGTGACCTTGTTTGCATAAGCTGGAAAGTGTAAAAGTAACATTAAGAATCTATCATCAAGTCTTCGCCTGCACTGGCCACACGCCATCCTGCCAGCTCGACATGCCATCCAAAATCTTCTCGATCTTTGAGCAGAGCACGGGATGGGGGatggtgccgtcgccggatccGATGATTTGAAACTTTGTTCGCATCGGGTGCCAGACGAGCACGCTGCCCGCAGCCGCTCCGCTGCTCTCCGCAAAGTCCGACCAACCCGAGGCCTTTCGGATATTTACGACGCCAAAAGACAGGATCGGTTCGCGCCAAAATGCGTTTCGAAGCTTCTTGAACGTTTCCTGATCGTCTTCAGAGCTTTCAATGAACATCATGACCACCAGGCTTTTCATGTGCTGTTCCTTCAGGcactcgagcgcgtcgtcgttgagTTCGATGACGGCGTCCTGATCCATCTCGCTTCGCTTCCTCATGGGCTTCTTCCGCCGCTTAGGCCGCTGAAAGAGCATGGGGATCATGACAACTGTCAGGATCATGCCGACCGGCACGGCAGGACCCGCCTCGATGCTCATATACACCAGCTCCGCTCCAAAGTACTGAGCCCATGACAACGTGCTCCCCTGGAAACGAAGAGCCCGTTCATAGAAACCCAAGGAATCGACTGCAAGCTTGGGGAACTCAACACCCGAGACCATCCCCTCATCGTCTCCTTCGAAAATACTGGAGATccacgcggcgatgtccgccCGAATCATGGATCCGTCGTACGTGCTGAGGTCCATCTTTTCCTCTCCACCATGGAACCGCATCGCCACGATCCTCGGAATATGCTCGTCCCCGGCGAATAGTGCCTCACGAACTCCTCTCTGCCGCCTGGCGTCTATCCATACCATCGACAATTCCTTGTGCTCCAGTGCCGTAGAAAGCGTCGCACTCGGCGATGAAGGCGACTGAAGGGTCATCTTCACCGCGCGGAGCGTGTCGCGGGCTGTTGTGAAGTGGAATCCATCGACGCCGATTGCGGCCACACACACCCGCACCAAACCCCCAGGCTGGCATCCGGTGGATTTGAGACTGGATGATCTCAGCTCGGGCAGGATCTGGAGCTTATGCTCGATGAGCAGCGCCTTCAGTTTATCTTTTCCCGTCACGTCCTGCTCGATGATCTTCTCGCCAGCCTCCTTCATGACAAGCACCGCAGGCGGCGTGTGCATGCCGTGCTTCCTAATCCAGTACGCCGCCTCGCTCTGCTTATAGTGAACCTGCGCGACGGATACGTCGTTCCTGTactcggtcgccgcgcgcctgaGGAGGGGAgacgcggg
It encodes the following:
- a CDS encoding major facilitator superfamily; protein product: MEGYYWIQFGLIAIVCAMLEMQKMGTREKVTMPQNFMAFRNSYLFVYSLMMAGDWLQGPYVYALYQHYGYTTGDIGKLFIAGFGSSMIFGTVVGSMADKYGRKNAALTYVVTYIASCITKHWSDYGVLMLGRFFGGIATSLLFTAFESWLVAEHFKRGYEAEWLDKTFAKAIFLGNGLVSIVSGLLANYLVTDMSLGPVAPFDAAAIFLAIGGVVIMFSWTENKGDNSENTSVQQGMKQAYEAIKNDKKVFYLGAMQSLFEASMYSFVFLWTPALGPNGEDIPHGMIFATMMVACMVGSSVASRIMSRSDMKVERYMQLVFLASAASLAVPVLVGNMGFMTEGERGGSMTFGGKIQMLAFLVFEAMVGIFWPSMMKMRSQYVPEEVRSTVMNFFRIPLNLFVCVILYNVALFPLSAMFAMCSIFLVLAAFLQKKLETLANVQSHKYVPMEQTFP
- a CDS encoding predicted protein, with the protein product MADNGKTAFGFAKKAAKRKDVGVNERTDDGAKKEFLTGVTGSGLELKDKVEKVVKSIPVQENTFEVGSGRRRKAPSFIPDESAIDADNKERFENADLLAKGETAQHDVVYGLTKMGPKDGDTPKAKAEEKPAQESFIGKSLAEKELQAFKEDVEDLPEQATLDDYEQMPIEDFGAAMLRGMGWEEGKPVGRNNNGMVAAVEFVPRSGRLGLGADPAPSKQENTKKYIKPGESREAPATMVLAKGPEGQSRNVKTLDEKLVKLEEPGAREGKRMCVVEGRHRGLTGRVLKVVKQEGRSDRAQLELDTSGEVVTIRTGELADLGTRDADRAMRKKDDRAGGKGDARATGKRDDGEGGKKRERSDRDDVGGAQKREKREEPAWLFASTRVRIVSKSFQGGKYYLKKASVVDVLTPRTCVLQLEGGEVLTDVPQRALETALPKRGGAVVVLVGEHRGQRGTMLDKKGEVAAVQLSEELSVHKISLDHIAEYTGALED
- a CDS encoding predicted protein produces the protein MGEFPERALVKGAAVGAHIELGRRAAGEIFRAALTQTITGSPHPREIFKQDLLWAFKRLDRNKDGVLGRSDLLDGAQFIGTSLSDAEATGLLRDFTGGMMESATPDQFLSWYQRTLEIALAKVVEVHNVDEFEHYVESALEKPASSGMVQEDGALVVLECGYTHCRPCMKFEKTYELVAKKYVDCLFLRVLGDESPGAAHLCRDVLEVQGTPEFRFFRGKKLLHVMRGADKSKLENSLQSLLKEGEVGYALQPV